TGGCCAACGCCTATTGGCTGGTAGACTCCATGAAGGTCTGAAAAATACACATCTTTTTATTCATGTAGGGCTCCTAATTACTGCCTGCAAGGGAAAACTAGAGCCAGGGGCCAAGCCACACAAAGGAAAAGGGATGTGCAGAGGAGCGTGGGACAAGGCCTGGAGGTTCCACTTGTGGGGGCGCTGTTCTGCCCACTCTTCAGCACCTTTTGGCCaggcaggcaggactgggcccgTGCAGCCAGCGAGAGCGCCCCCAGCAGGAAGAAGCTTGTCGGGGAAGTGTCAGCAAGCTTTGGGAAATAAACATCTGGGCCTCTCTGAGCGGCGAGGGGTGGCGCTGCGTGTACCCCCGTcacaggggagctggggagcaTCCTCCCAAGTCTCAGTTTTCTAAGGGAAGTCATTTGCCACGCGCAAGTGTTcaagcgtcttttttttttttttttttgacaggcagagtggacagtgagagagagacagagagaaaggtcttccttttgccgttggttcaccctccaatggccgccgcggtaggcgcgctgtggccggcgcaccgcgctgatccgatggcaggagccaggtgcttctcctggtctcccatggggtgcagggcccaagaacttgggccatcctccactgcactccctggccacagcagagagctggcctggaagaggggcaaccgggacaggatcggtgccccgactgggactagaacctggtgtgccagcgctgcaaggcggaggattagcctagtgagccgcagcgccggctcaagCGCCTTCTACACAAACAGCATTGTACTGAGCAGAAAGCAAGATCCACACAGAATGTTAGGAAAACAGACAATGCCGGAGAAGTATTGTTTGCTCTGCGGGTCCCTCTGAGCTGAACCCCAGCCCTGGAGATAGAAGGGCCTCTGTTTTGAATGCCAGGACCCAGCTCTTGGCCCTGCCCGTGCTGAGAAGGTGGCCCGGGGCAGAGGTGAGAACTTGCAGGGTGCTGGGGGCTGCACAggcagcagagggcagggaggccCGAGGGTGgcggcaggagcagcagcagccacagagcAGAGCCGCGACGATGCAGAGCTGAGCGCAGGGCCGTCCTAggggagctcctgactcccagtctCTTCACGAGGCTGCACCCGCTGGTGCACACAGCATGCAGGGCAAGGCACCCCAGTCCCGTCCCTGGGTTGTGGCACCCACAGTGAGGGCTCCATTGGGCCACAGCACCCTAGGAGGACATTCtggtattttcttaaaaaagtaaataaataagcactcAAACAAACTAATTATTAGGGTCCTCcaaagcttttatttcttttccttccattcctttcttatttatttatttagttttttgacTGACACATTGCCTGGTACACACTGCCaggcagacatttaaaaaaaacactcacttaaaaaaaaatgtttttaaataggcGATTTATAACACTGGGAGAATTTCATTTCAGTGTTTCAGAAAATGTAACTTTTTTATTCCCCTCTGGAAAAGGTTACTTCCTTGCCATGATTCTGGATAATCAAAgttttgtcttaatttttataacCAGATGGACGCTGGAATATCTTAGCTAATACTCAAGTGCTTTAGAAGAGCAGTAGAAAAACTCTCAAGAAATTCCAGAGTTGTCCTAATTGCTGGGAAGATGGTGGCTTCACAGTACTCAGAGGACACAGACTGTCTTTTGTGTCCCTTCACGACCAGCGACCTCGGAGCCAGCTTCCCCGGCTGGTTGCTGGAGtcggccagcagagggcagagccgCGGACAGGGGCCGTGAACTTGTCCAGCCGGCCCAGGCCCCACACAGCTGCCAGGGGTCTAGCTACTGAGCACATCACCCCAACAGAGAGAAGAGTGGTGGGGAAGCAGAACCAGGCATTCAGTGCCGTCACCGAAGGCGGGTCTCCCGCCTCCTTCCACATAATCACGCGAGAGCAGATGTGCGCTGTACGTGGACAGAGTTTTCACAAATTCAGTTACTCTCCTATAATACAATAAAACATCATCACATACAGCCCTGTTTCAAGAGTCTTTTCAGTTCCATtcctaaaattaatttataaaacgttgtgcaaaaacaaacactgacttcaaataaatagaaaaaaataatgagaagagctaaatggtttttttctttctttgccttaaTTCAAAGTTAAAAACACCAGCTGCACTTCAAAGCATCCGCACGTTGCAACGCACCCAGAAGGCTGTTCAAAGGCAGGCTGGGTCCGAGCTGCGTCTCCAAGTGAGGTTGTGGGTGCTCAGAATTCACAATGGATGCCCCCGCTGAGGTCCTTCACTACGCCCTCTCTGATCAGCCTGAGGAGGAACTCGGTCTCGGTGCTCACATTGTGCATGGTCTGCCAGTTCATGGCAGCCATGCACTGATTGTCAAAGTAGTGCAGAGGTGTCCGGGGCTGACTGAGGTCATAGCCGAAACCCGCCAGGCTGACTTCGTCGCACAGGTGTGTGGCCAGGACAACGGCGATCACGCCGATCGTGGGGATGTTCTGATAAAGGGGGAGATACGACCATCAAGAAAGGAAAGGGGGAAAGGTGTCTTAGCACGATTCACTGCTTGGCGGGGTCTGTGCACGCTAGGCAGCTATAAAAGCTACATCGGGGGCAGTCATCGTCTACAGAATTTTAACTCCTAACTCCCTACTGGGGTTAGGAATCTAAACCTGCTCTGGGGCACGAATACCTTCGACACGTCCCCACGAGGCAGCCTGCCAGTTCTTATGCCGAGTGTTCCTTTAAAACATCTACCCACCAGCCTGATCCAGGATGGCCAGAGTCACGGAACCAGTGCATCTCCTCAATCCTGCGCCACACGTCCTTGAGGTCTGCTCCGGGAAAAGTGGCCATTGGACCTTCCAGTCCTTCCTGGAGCCCATCCCTGCCTGGGGACACAGCATCCTCAGGTTGGGGACCCCCCTAGTGGCAGCCATGTCCCATGGAAGGCCCCGGTTTGCCTTTTTAGCCAAGAATACCTCCAGGCCATTTCCAGGCGTCCAGCTGCGAGGCCACTTTCCTTCCACATGCTCTGTCGGGGCAAGTTCATCTCTGGTCCAGACACTCAGGACTTTCACATCAGTTTCTTGTAAAATCTGCCCCTTCTGACATTGGCCCTGAATGTGCACTGTCCAAACCACTGTGTATTACAACAGGGTCACCACTACCTCGGCACGCCTGCCATTGTGCCAGACCTCCTTGGCCATGTAAACTTGGCACCCAAGACTGCAAAAACTCTGTCCCAGTTCCTGGGCGCAGGTGGTGCACAGCACGCGGAGGTGTTTGGAAGGCGCTGCAGCTGACGGCCTTCCGGAAGGATGCTGTGGATCTGCTTGCTGACACTCGCTCGCTAATTTTTCACGTGCAGAGGAATCTCCTCTCCGTCCACCTGAGCAGAGCCCGTGGCTTCTGTAAACAATTCTGCCTCGTGTACCCTGGAGCGACAGGGAGCCCTCCAGAGCCTACAGATTCAGGGGGGATCAGGGAGCACCTACTCACTACAAACTGCTTCCTGCCCCTCGGTGTGTCACACCTGCCTCTTGAAGCCAACTGCGTCTGTTAAAAAGGGACTCAACCTCCCCAGTgacgtggcacagcgggttaaactgctgcctgtgacacaagcatcccataccggtgccggttcaagttctggcgacaccacttccattccagctccctgctaatgtgcctgggaaagcagcagagaatggcctaagtgcttgggcccctgcacccacgtgggagatctggatggagttctaggctcctggcttcccagccctggctgttgtgaccatctggagagtgaaccagtggatagaagatatttccttctttctttttaaatatttatttatttgaaaggtagaattacagaaagagagtgagaaacagaaaaaaagagagatcttccatctactagtccactccccaaatggctgtgacagctagggctaggccaggccaaagataggagccaggagcttcttcctggtctcccatgaggatgcaggggcccaaacacttgggccattctctgttgttttcccaggtacattaaaggagagctggataggaagttgagcagctgggacttgaaccggcacccatatgcgatggcAGAATTGCAGGcagggacttaacccactgcaccacggtgctggccccagtccttTGCTACTAATGCTATGGTGAACAGCTCTGAAGATTTCTCTAACTTCTTTATGATACTTAGAGTATAGTCACTGGGTCAGAGACTGTTCATACTTAAAACGGAGTCACGTTTGCCAACCATCCTCCAGAACACATACCAACTTACTGTATCAACATTCCTACCAAACAATCATTGCACTTTTAAATCTGCTAAGAAAGTGGGTAAAAAAGGGAACTGTGGCTTTAATTTGCTTATTCATGAGGTGGAACATTTTTATCATCTATTCTTTGGCTACTTTAATTTCTTGTGAAATGTCTGTTCAtaccctttgtccattttttatggactcacctttttttttttttttttttttgtattgagtGTTTAGTCTCACATATGTGATAAATTTTGTTTGAGAAAGATTTCCACACAGGTCTTAAACTTTTGAAGACAAGGTCTGGTTATTCAGATCCTGGAGCCCTATGTAAGGCAGGCATCCCCACACCACCCCCTGCTGGCAGTCCACACTAATAGCAGGTAAAGAATTTTCAACTGCAAGGAACTTCCTGGCACCTaatgtttttttctaattagACAGCAAATTAACATCACCCAGGAAATTTTGAAAATCCTAAACTACAGACCACAGCAcagaccaattaaatcagaatgtTTGGGGTATGTTTCAGGCATCAACTGAAAAGCACTGTTCTAGAAGGCTGACGTTATTTAGCAACACCTATTAAAAGACAATGCACATCAATTCTCACCCAAGCTGCCCAGAGTCAAAACGGAAAGAACTTTTCAGGCCACAGGTGTCTGGTGTCCTGCAGTTACACGGAGTCCTGAGGTGAGAATACCTTAAACAATATCTCAGTGGCCTGAGTGTTGATGTGCTGACGGCACTGAAGAGCAGAGGCgtgggcagtgaggagccctgcaGTGGCGGTACAGGTGGGACCCACGCATGGGGCAGCCCGTCTGGGTGTTCCACAGGAGAGGCTTCTGCATACACAGCTGGGCCTACCTGAAATTTGtgcacctctcccctcccacccacgtaGAGAACAACAGTTAGAATTACCTTGTCTCGGCCCCAGAACCTTGACTGAGGCTCTGAGTACTGAAGGATGTCAAAGGCAGTCTCTTTGATAATGACTGGATTCAAAATCCTGAAATGTTTTGGCTGCAGTGGGATTTTTTCTGCCACTTGCTTCCAAAAGAAGATTCGCATCCAGAACGGCTgaggaaagcaagcaagcaagcaagcattaGGGTTATTTATTCCAGTTATCAGTGAATGGTCAGAAAGTATTCTCTACTATTCAGGCCAAGGTCATGGGCATTGCACCACATGGCCTTGTGCACTGCCGTCTGCAGCAGGATCACTAAGAATCTACGCAAAGCCACGACCTCAGCTCAGGAGAGTAATTCCAAGAGATGCAGGTTACAAAGGTGGTGCTGGACAAGGAGAGAACTGCAgagccagctcctgctgtgggaGGAAGAAATCCCTAGGGAATGGCCCGAGCTCCCAGGCCTTTTTAGGGCCCTTCCCCTTTTGCTCAGGGAAGACGGCGTGAACAGGTGCGCTCTAAGGGTAGGGAAGTGTTGAGGGAGCCCCAGCCGGCCCTGAGCGAGCAGCCTCTATGTGCCTGCTGTACCGCCCAGTCCTGTGAGGTACTTGCACCTGACCACAAGCCTGTCTTCCTATGAGAACTTCTATCTGAAAGAAAACCCACAAGGCCCTGGCAATGCGAACGGAATCCAACCTTGGACATAAAAGGTCTCCAGCACGTGGAGCTTCTGTGAAAGTCTCCACCTAGCAGACAGCTTGCGTGTGTGCGTATCCAGCGCCCACTCTCACTCCTGGACAGCCGCAGCCAGTGGAACCATCAAGTAACGGGATGGGCTATGGCGAGGACCAGGAGAAACACGAGCACACGAGGGCCGTCTCCTGCATGTCTGCCCCTGTGGAATGTGGAGGACTCACTCTGACGAGGGAGGGCCACTGACAAGGCCTTGTCAGAGAGCTCTGGGATTCTATGTATATTCTTTTGCATTTCCTCCATAATAGTTGACATGTGCCCAGGTAAATTTAATTCCTGCAACAAGCCAAATGCCGGGCAAGTTCAAGTCTAGAGGGGAGGTGAGGGATCAACCTCAGTAACAGCAATTTTGGCCCCAAACTTGACATTCCCATTAAGTAGCCACTACCGTTTTCTCTGGTGACTCAAAAGTCAGGTTTTGAAAGCAACGAAGCAAGGAATTCTCAAAGTTTCCGCAAAGACAGTGGTCACCATTGAAAGACAAGACAGacgtctttaaaaataaacttctgcAATTACAGATTCCTTCACTTTTCACTGAGACACGTTTGGTGCAGGAATTCCCAGTGCTTAccagggtttcattttttaccaTTGCTTGAAGCCAGTTGAGGTCAACACTCTTAAATAAAACGGCAACAAACAAGTCATTGGAATAATATTCGAGGTCAGACAGCGGAGCGCCCTCTGGGTACGTCATCCTGATAGTAGTTTTGTTCCCAACATGCTCTGAATATCCCTCAACCGGTGCGCTGTTTAACCTAGTCAGATAAAAGGGACAAAGACAGGCTTACCATGCACGCTTCATaccacagacatgcacacatcaTCCCACGCCTCGGCCAGGGTCACCTTCTCCATGTTTCTTTAGGACGAGGAATGaacaggaggctggggctgggccaggcctcccagcagccctgctgcCCCACACGGCTCTGTCCTTCCCAGGTGTCTGATGAATGCAACCTGCAAGACCGCTGCCCACGTCCAATCAACGTTAGCCAAGCAATCTCGCCTAGGCCTGGTATGTTAAGCCAGTCCTTCCTTATGTATCTGTACCTTTTCGGCATTCTCTGGGTGCCAATCAAGTGGCCTTGAAAACTCCCCATTGTGGTTCTTGCTAGGATTTCAAAACGGCAAccaggaaggaaaactcacactGGGCATGGCAGACATGGACTGCAGTTACGTGGGGTGGGGACCAAGGAGCGCACTGGGCCCCAGGTCATCCCCTGCTCTGCAAGTACAGATTTGGGGCTCTTACATCTGATAGAGCCAGGCTTTACCAGGAGTTGGTCTGGAGGGGAATTCTAagaattcttccaaaagcaacacCACTACCTCGGTCACACAGTTTTAAGGTCCGCCTCCCCTCCCAACCCCATCTGTTGGGTTCTTTATCCGTATCCTCACTCCTATACCTGGCCTTTTTTTTCTATTCCACTGCCACTCACTCTTCTGAAGTCAAACACCTTattaaaagatatctacagaatgaCAATCAAGGACAAAGCATGGTCCTGGAGCagaccttttttctttctttctcctcacaAAAATATcagtgtggggccggtgctggggcgcagtgggttaaagccctggtctgaagcgccggcatcccatatgggtgccggttctag
The window above is part of the Lepus europaeus isolate LE1 chromosome 13, mLepTim1.pri, whole genome shotgun sequence genome. Proteins encoded here:
- the ST3GAL5 gene encoding lactosylceramide alpha-2,3-sialyltransferase isoform X3 codes for the protein MPSEYSCVKPRSDCSRPPLQWCPRAQSKMRRPSLLLKDILKCTLLVFGVWILYILKLNYTTEECDTRKMHYVDPDRVKRAQEYARQVLQKECRPKFAKTSMALLFEHRYSMDLPPFVQKAPTASEAEDKYDPPFGFRKFSSKVQSLLEILPEHNFPEHLKAKSCRRCVVIGSGGILHGLELGHALNQFDVVIRLNSAPVEGYSEHVGNKTTIRMTYPEGAPLSDLEYYSNDLFVAVLFKSVDLNWLQAMVKNETLPFWMRIFFWKQVAEKIPLQPKHFRILNPVIIKETAFDILQYSEPQSRFWGRDKNIPTIGVIAVVLATHLCDEVSLAGFGYDLSQPRTPLHYFDNQCMAAMNWQTMHNVSTETEFLLRLIREGVVKDLSGGIHCEF